Proteins encoded together in one Anaerotignum propionicum DSM 1682 window:
- the asnB gene encoding asparagine synthase B, which translates to MCSIMGLEKMQDLQKVMECFERTVSRGPDMSRTLQVGQGMLCFHRLAIMGLSESGMQPFTYEGDAVVCNGELYGFRTIKERLAETYTFVSESDCEIILPMYREYGLDMFQMLDAEFALIIYDGKKDSLIAARDPIGIRPLFYGYCQDGSIVFASEAKNLVDLCAEIMPFPPGHYYADGKFVCYCDLTTVEAYSTDSLEETCTKIRELLVKGIEKRLDADAPLGFLLSGGLDSSLVCSVATKVLNKPIRTFAIGMAKDAIDLRYAKEVADYLHTEHTEIIMTREDVLEALDYVIYTLGTYDITTIRASMGMYLICKAIHEKTDVRVLLTGEISDEIFGYKYTDFAPSPEAFQAEAKKRLEELYMYDVLRADRCISANSLEARVPFGDLDFVRYVMSIHPSIKQNSYGIGKYLLRHAFEGDWLPQAILYREKAAFSDAVGHSMVDDLKEYAQSICSDEEFDERCKKYDFATPFTKESLMYREIFEKYYPGQAKMVKDFWMPNKEWEGCDVNDPSARVLSNYGASGK; encoded by the coding sequence ATGTGTTCAATTATGGGTTTAGAAAAAATGCAGGATTTACAGAAAGTAATGGAGTGCTTTGAACGTACCGTTTCCAGAGGGCCGGATATGTCCCGCACATTACAGGTTGGTCAAGGAATGCTTTGCTTTCACCGCCTTGCCATCATGGGTTTATCAGAAAGCGGCATGCAACCCTTTACTTATGAAGGGGATGCTGTGGTTTGCAATGGAGAATTATATGGGTTTCGCACAATAAAAGAAAGATTGGCTGAAACATATACCTTTGTCAGCGAATCCGACTGTGAAATCATTCTGCCAATGTATCGAGAGTATGGCTTGGATATGTTTCAAATGCTGGATGCAGAATTCGCATTGATTATTTATGATGGCAAAAAAGATTCTTTGATTGCTGCAAGAGACCCCATTGGCATTCGTCCATTGTTCTATGGTTATTGCCAAGATGGTTCCATTGTATTTGCCAGCGAGGCAAAAAATTTAGTGGATCTTTGTGCAGAAATTATGCCATTTCCTCCTGGGCACTACTATGCAGATGGTAAATTCGTTTGCTATTGCGACTTAACAACAGTTGAAGCATATTCCACTGACAGCTTAGAGGAAACCTGCACTAAAATTCGAGAATTGTTGGTAAAAGGTATTGAAAAAAGATTGGACGCCGATGCGCCCTTGGGCTTTTTGTTAAGCGGCGGCTTAGACAGCAGCTTGGTTTGCTCCGTTGCAACAAAGGTTTTAAACAAACCCATTCGCACATTCGCCATTGGTATGGCTAAGGATGCCATCGACCTGCGCTACGCAAAAGAAGTTGCAGATTATCTTCACACGGAACATACGGAAATCATCATGACAAGAGAAGATGTTTTGGAAGCCTTGGATTATGTGATTTATACCCTTGGCACCTATGATATTACCACCATCCGTGCAAGTATGGGGATGTATCTGATTTGTAAAGCAATCCACGAAAAAACAGACGTCAGAGTTTTATTGACAGGGGAAATTTCCGATGAAATTTTCGGCTATAAATATACAGATTTTGCTCCTTCACCTGAGGCTTTTCAAGCTGAGGCGAAAAAGCGCTTGGAAGAACTGTATATGTATGACGTTCTGCGGGCAGACCGTTGCATTTCGGCGAATTCCTTGGAAGCAAGAGTACCCTTTGGGGATTTAGATTTTGTACGCTATGTTATGTCTATTCACCCATCAATAAAGCAAAATTCTTATGGCATTGGAAAATACCTTTTGCGCCATGCCTTTGAAGGAGATTGGCTGCCCCAGGCGATTCTTTATCGTGAAAAGGCCGCTTTCAGCGATGCCGTTGGCCACTCCATGGTAGATGATTTAAAAGAATATGCACAAAGCATCTGCTCCGATGAAGAATTTGATGAAAGATGCAAAAAATATGACTTTGCAACACCATTTACAAAAGAAAGCTTGATGTACCGTGAGATTTTTGAAAAATATTATCCCGGTCAGGCTAAAATGGTGAAAGATTTTTGGATGCCCAACAAGGAATGGGAAGGTTGTGACGTAAACGATCCTTCTGCCCGTGTTCTTTCCAACTACGGCGCCAGCGGTAAATAA